From one Halosimplex rubrum genomic stretch:
- a CDS encoding GyrI-like domain-containing protein — MVLDTEEPETERHGNFTVAGVAHRGTDVDEAALWDSIDDYADDLDDAAVGTDRYAVMFDVDADSGEFTYVAGREVADTDGLSAELTAVEIPQATYAVLHPEYESVEEMVVEIHEEELDGDRDDDVPAPVFERYDSGRDPTATADREIYVPVRDDDEY; from the coding sequence ATGGTACTCGACACAGAGGAGCCCGAGACGGAACGGCACGGCAACTTCACGGTCGCCGGCGTCGCCCACCGCGGGACCGATGTCGACGAGGCCGCGCTGTGGGACTCGATCGACGACTACGCCGACGACCTCGACGACGCCGCGGTCGGCACCGACCGCTACGCCGTCATGTTCGACGTGGACGCCGACAGCGGCGAGTTCACCTACGTCGCCGGCCGCGAGGTCGCGGACACCGACGGTCTCTCGGCGGAGCTGACGGCCGTCGAGATCCCGCAGGCGACCTACGCCGTCCTCCACCCCGAGTACGAGTCCGTCGAGGAGATGGTCGTCGAGATCCACGAGGAGGAACTCGACGGCGACCGCGACGACGACGTACCCGCGCCCGTCTTCGAGCGCTACGACTCCGGCCGCGACCCGACCGCGACCGCCGACCGCGAGATCTACGTCCCGGTCCGCGACGACGACGAGTACTGA
- a CDS encoding DNA-directed DNA polymerase II small subunit: MPLETPVHVANELARRGYNAEPEAVTLLASTSDPAGALDRTLETVPDDAVVLTADHVKEAVETRSRSGGSSARADPEPTADTTTEPSTEDPSVSTGTGAPKSSDGDADAAVETGGSAGRGDGVAPAESEAATADPGSADAAGATGGGRTPADPTKQSVAVEGDIQSTGTGEYSDFVAVFRDRYEKLSKQLRGRVNHRPTDAIESMPGNSEAAMVGMVSDIRSTASGHWLVELEDTNGTFPCLVMKDRDIADLVNELLLDEVIAVDGTLADDGGILFVDSLYFPEIPRTYEPSTADREVEAALISDVHVGSQEFEADAWHRFTDWLHTADADRVEYLLIAGDMVEGVGVYPNQDEELDIVDIYEQYERFSEYLKEVPGDVEIVMIPGNHDAVRLAEPQPAFDEELRDIMNAHDARISGNPSTVTVEGVDVLMYHGVSLDEVIAELPDEKASYDEPHKPMYQLLKKRHVAPQFGGQTRLAPEEEDHLVMESVPDVFHTGHVHKLGYGKYHNVLAINSGCWQAQTDFQKSVNIDPDVGFAPIVSLDTLDLRIHDFE, from the coding sequence ACCCTTCTCGCCTCGACCTCCGACCCGGCCGGCGCGCTCGACCGTACACTCGAAACGGTCCCCGACGACGCCGTCGTGCTCACCGCCGACCACGTCAAGGAAGCCGTCGAGACCCGTTCGCGGTCCGGTGGTTCGTCGGCTCGGGCCGACCCGGAACCGACCGCGGACACCACCACGGAACCCTCCACGGAAGACCCCTCTGTTTCAACTGGAACGGGCGCCCCGAAATCGTCGGACGGTGATGCGGACGCTGCAGTCGAAACGGGGGGGTCCGCAGGGAGGGGGGACGGCGTCGCGCCCGCTGAGAGCGAGGCGGCGACGGCCGACCCGGGTTCGGCGGACGCGGCGGGGGCGACCGGTGGCGGACGGACGCCGGCCGACCCCACGAAGCAGTCGGTCGCCGTCGAGGGCGACATCCAGAGCACGGGAACGGGCGAGTACTCCGATTTCGTCGCGGTGTTCCGCGACCGCTACGAGAAGCTCTCGAAGCAGTTGCGCGGGCGGGTCAACCACCGGCCGACCGACGCCATCGAGTCGATGCCGGGCAACAGCGAGGCCGCGATGGTCGGGATGGTCTCGGACATCCGCTCGACCGCCAGCGGTCACTGGCTGGTCGAGCTCGAAGACACCAACGGGACGTTCCCGTGTCTGGTGATGAAAGACCGCGACATCGCCGACCTGGTGAACGAACTCCTGCTCGACGAGGTGATCGCGGTCGACGGGACGCTCGCCGACGACGGCGGCATCCTCTTCGTCGACTCGCTGTACTTCCCCGAGATCCCGCGCACCTACGAGCCCTCGACCGCCGACCGCGAGGTCGAGGCGGCGCTCATCAGCGACGTCCACGTCGGCAGCCAGGAGTTCGAGGCCGACGCCTGGCACCGCTTCACCGACTGGCTCCACACCGCCGACGCCGACCGGGTCGAATATCTCCTCATCGCCGGCGACATGGTCGAGGGCGTCGGCGTCTACCCGAACCAGGACGAGGAACTCGACATCGTCGACATCTACGAGCAGTACGAGCGATTCAGCGAGTACCTCAAGGAGGTGCCCGGGGACGTGGAGATCGTCATGATCCCGGGCAACCACGACGCGGTCCGCCTGGCCGAACCCCAGCCGGCCTTCGACGAGGAACTCCGGGATATCATGAACGCCCACGACGCCCGCATCTCGGGCAACCCCTCCACCGTCACCGTCGAGGGCGTCGACGTGCTGATGTACCACGGCGTCAGCCTCGACGAGGTGATCGCCGAACTGCCCGACGAGAAGGCCAGCTACGACGAACCCCACAAACCGATGTACCAGCTGCTGAAGAAGCGCCACGTCGCCCCGCAGTTCGGCGGGCAGACCCGTCTCGCCCCCGAGGAGGAGGACCACCTCGTCATGGAATCGGTGCCCGATGTCTTCCACACGGGCCACGTCCACAAGCTGGGATACGGCAAGTACCACAACGTCCTCGCCATCAACTCCGGCTGCTGGCAGGCCCAGACCGACTTCCAGAAGAGCGTCAACATCGACCCCGACGTGGGCTTCGCGCCCATCGTCTCGCTGGACACGCTGGACCTGCGCATCCACGACTTCGAGTAG
- a CDS encoding ATP-dependent DNA helicase gives MASASDPDPDYLRFFPYDQPYDHQTEAMGTIYDALDERRNVLFEGATGTGKTLSALAPALEYARETGKTVVITTNVHQQMRQFVREAAAITDQEPIRAVVFQGKASMCHIDVGYEECQALRDTTRELVDAEENRAELEDQQRALLEESQDGSAEAADARGAVMDELESVEAEIDQLREERNVCDHYYRNLTADTDAFYGWLYDDVRTPEDVYGYAEREGMCGYELLKEGMEGVDLVVCNYHHLLDSMIREQFFRWLGRDPEDVIAVFDEAHNVEDAARDHARRTLTETTLDQAVEELESAEDPRAEGALNVLDTFRRALVDAYDEAFGFGEREGVGEDWYDLSIDNEDARDELTLAFLQNYSGPGFHEELDRTLDLARELDQSYEEAYKNGETTTRQECQTLQAATFVEAWLDESAAEGQYPVVSVRRAEEGGPREAGEIYGRAELYTCIPSQVTADLFGDLHAGVLMSATLRPFDVTEDVLGLDDPETLAYGPQFPEERRRTYAVDGPALFASKRDDMQVQSTVAGALEDAARFTPGNTLAFFPSYAEAERYHQRVDTGGATYLDRPGTSAKELRERFTDDDDAVLFTSLWGTLAEGVSFDGDDARTVAVVGVPYPHLDDRMEAVQEAYDAEFGEDGDAGRGGSGSGGGRDDGEGAGWRYAVEIPTVRKTRQALGRVVRSPEDFGARILLDRRYTERSEVEMSDYSVRTTFPPEERREMVDVEPGKLKFALLNFYRDVDGYDGEPPRP, from the coding sequence GTGGCGAGTGCGTCAGACCCGGATCCGGACTACCTGCGCTTTTTCCCCTACGACCAGCCCTACGACCACCAGACGGAGGCGATGGGGACCATCTACGACGCGCTCGACGAGCGGCGGAACGTCCTCTTCGAGGGCGCGACGGGGACGGGCAAGACCCTCTCGGCGCTGGCGCCCGCGCTGGAGTACGCCCGCGAGACGGGCAAGACGGTCGTCATCACGACCAACGTCCACCAGCAGATGCGCCAGTTCGTCCGCGAAGCGGCCGCTATCACCGACCAGGAGCCCATCCGCGCCGTCGTCTTCCAGGGGAAGGCGTCGATGTGTCACATCGACGTGGGCTACGAGGAGTGTCAGGCGCTGCGCGATACGACCCGGGAACTCGTCGACGCCGAGGAGAACCGCGCCGAACTGGAGGACCAGCAGCGCGCGCTGCTGGAGGAGAGCCAGGACGGCAGCGCCGAGGCGGCCGACGCCCGCGGCGCGGTGATGGACGAACTCGAGTCGGTCGAGGCGGAGATCGACCAACTGCGCGAGGAACGGAACGTCTGCGACCACTACTACCGGAACCTGACCGCCGACACCGACGCCTTCTACGGGTGGCTCTACGACGACGTGCGCACGCCCGAGGACGTGTACGGCTACGCCGAACGGGAGGGCATGTGCGGCTACGAACTCCTCAAGGAGGGCATGGAGGGGGTCGATCTCGTGGTCTGCAACTATCACCACCTGCTCGACTCGATGATCCGCGAGCAGTTCTTCCGGTGGCTGGGCCGCGACCCGGAGGACGTGATCGCCGTCTTCGACGAGGCCCACAACGTCGAGGACGCCGCCCGCGACCACGCCCGGCGCACGCTCACCGAGACGACGCTGGACCAGGCGGTCGAGGAGCTAGAGAGCGCCGAGGACCCCCGCGCCGAGGGGGCGCTGAACGTCCTCGACACCTTCCGGCGGGCGCTGGTCGACGCCTACGACGAGGCCTTCGGCTTCGGCGAGCGCGAGGGGGTCGGCGAGGACTGGTACGACCTGTCGATCGACAACGAGGACGCCCGCGACGAGTTGACCCTCGCCTTTCTACAGAACTACTCCGGACCGGGCTTTCACGAGGAACTCGACCGGACGCTGGACCTGGCGCGGGAACTCGACCAGTCCTACGAGGAGGCCTACAAGAACGGGGAGACGACCACGCGCCAGGAGTGCCAGACGCTGCAGGCCGCCACCTTCGTCGAGGCGTGGCTCGACGAGTCGGCCGCCGAGGGGCAGTACCCGGTCGTGAGCGTCCGCCGCGCCGAGGAGGGCGGGCCGCGGGAGGCCGGCGAGATCTACGGCCGCGCGGAGCTGTACACCTGCATCCCGAGTCAGGTGACCGCCGATCTGTTCGGCGACCTGCACGCGGGCGTGCTGATGAGCGCGACGCTGCGGCCGTTCGACGTGACCGAGGACGTGCTCGGCCTCGACGACCCGGAGACGCTGGCCTACGGCCCGCAGTTCCCCGAGGAGCGCCGGCGGACCTACGCCGTCGACGGGCCGGCCCTGTTCGCCAGCAAGCGCGACGACATGCAGGTCCAATCGACCGTCGCCGGCGCGCTGGAGGACGCCGCGCGGTTCACGCCCGGCAACACCCTGGCCTTCTTCCCGAGTTACGCCGAGGCCGAGCGCTACCACCAGCGCGTCGACACCGGCGGCGCGACCTACCTCGACCGCCCGGGCACCTCGGCCAAGGAGTTGCGCGAGCGGTTCACCGACGACGACGACGCCGTCCTGTTCACGTCGCTGTGGGGCACCCTCGCGGAAGGGGTGAGCTTCGACGGCGACGACGCCCGGACGGTCGCCGTCGTCGGCGTCCCCTACCCTCACCTCGACGACCGCATGGAGGCCGTTCAGGAGGCCTACGACGCAGAGTTCGGTGAGGACGGGGACGCGGGTCGCGGCGGCTCGGGGTCGGGCGGCGGCCGGGACGACGGCGAGGGCGCCGGCTGGCGCTACGCCGTCGAGATCCCCACCGTCAGAAAGACCCGCCAGGCGCTCGGCCGCGTCGTCCGCTCGCCCGAGGACTTCGGCGCCCGGATCCTGCTCGACCGGCGCTACACCGAGCGCTCGGAGGTCGAGATGTCCGACTACTCCGTCCGCACCACCTTCCCGCCCGAGGAGCGCCGCGAGATGGTCGACGTCGAGCCCGGGAAGCTGAAGTTCGCGCTGCTGAACTTCTATCGGGACGTGGACGGCTACGACGGCGAGCCGCCGCGACCGTAG
- a CDS encoding O-acetylhomoserine aminocarboxypropyltransferase/cysteine synthase family protein gives MSDDWDPATKALHVGQEEPDAATGARAPPIYQTTSYVFDDADDAAEQFALEKPGHIYSRLMNPTNAMLEERIASLENGAAAIATSSGMAALNLATFMLADVGDNVVTASSLYGGTYTYYTHTAPRMGVEARFVDTLDYEAYEEAIDDDTAYVHFETIGNPALVTPDIERIADIAHDHGVPLFVDNTFATPHLCRPLDHGADLVWNSTTKWIHGHGTTVGGVLVDGGSFPWDEHADSFPEIAEPNPAYHGVNFRERFGDAAFTYAAVARGLRDLGCQQSPFDSWTTMQGLESLPMRMDRHCENAMAVAEHLSDHPEVSWVTYPGLDDHETHGEASEYLDGGYGGMITFGLEAGYDAARTTVESTEIASLLANVGDAKTLIIHPASTTHQQLSDEEKAAAGVTDDMVRLSVGLESVDDIVGDLDQAIDEATN, from the coding sequence ATGTCCGACGACTGGGACCCGGCGACCAAAGCACTGCACGTTGGCCAGGAGGAACCCGACGCGGCGACCGGCGCGCGCGCGCCGCCGATCTATCAGACCACGAGCTACGTCTTCGACGACGCCGACGACGCCGCCGAGCAGTTCGCCCTGGAGAAGCCGGGTCACATCTACTCGCGGCTGATGAACCCGACGAACGCGATGCTCGAAGAGCGCATCGCCTCCCTGGAGAACGGCGCCGCCGCCATCGCCACGTCCTCGGGGATGGCCGCGCTGAACCTCGCTACCTTCATGCTCGCGGACGTGGGCGACAACGTCGTCACCGCGTCGTCGCTGTACGGCGGCACCTACACCTACTACACGCACACGGCGCCGCGGATGGGCGTCGAGGCGCGGTTCGTCGACACGCTCGACTACGAGGCCTACGAGGAGGCCATCGACGACGACACCGCCTACGTCCACTTCGAGACCATCGGCAACCCCGCGCTGGTGACCCCCGACATCGAACGCATCGCCGACATCGCCCACGACCACGGCGTCCCGCTGTTCGTCGACAACACGTTCGCGACGCCGCATCTCTGCCGGCCGCTCGACCACGGTGCGGATCTGGTGTGGAACTCCACCACAAAGTGGATCCACGGCCACGGCACCACCGTCGGCGGCGTCCTCGTCGACGGCGGCTCGTTCCCCTGGGACGAGCACGCCGACTCCTTCCCGGAGATCGCCGAGCCGAACCCCGCGTATCACGGCGTCAACTTCCGCGAGCGCTTCGGCGACGCCGCGTTCACCTACGCCGCGGTCGCCCGCGGCCTGCGCGACCTGGGCTGCCAGCAGTCGCCGTTCGATTCCTGGACCACCATGCAGGGTCTGGAGTCGCTGCCCATGCGGATGGACCGCCACTGCGAGAACGCGATGGCCGTCGCCGAGCACCTCTCCGACCACCCTGAGGTCTCCTGGGTCACCTACCCGGGCCTCGACGACCACGAGACCCACGGCGAGGCGAGCGAGTACCTCGACGGCGGCTACGGCGGGATGATCACCTTCGGGCTGGAGGCTGGCTACGACGCCGCCCGGACCACCGTCGAATCGACGGAGATCGCCTCCCTCCTGGCGAACGTCGGCGACGCGAAAACGCTGATCATCCACCCCGCCTCGACGACCCACCAGCAACTGAGCGACGAGGAGAAGGCCGCCGCGGGCGTCACCGACGACATGGTCCGCCTCTCGGTCGGGCTGGAATCGGTCGACGACATCGTCGGCGACCTCGACCAGGCGATCGACGAAGCGACGAACTGA
- a CDS encoding nucleotidyl transferase family protein encodes MTSLPDHYETVRERDDYEPVEGAVGPVPAAERRRFVAVDDGGVLTRTDERRTLVATGVGMTGPPHLGTVGQFLTAVALQEAGLDVQFVIADLEPYHSGVPLDRVRALAERYRAFALDLGFDPDRGRLRTQSEAREVMHTAQLLAPYYDPEAWDEGRDAGDGDAAADADPPPTEWERAVREAYEAADGEQGPATAAVERSGPTSEAADYHSAVLHGADFLHPLYAGDYEQLVLQLGVDERHLTRMTRRFRDAAPVEGGVAGLYTRMLPGFDGTPKMAKSIPGSGVSLAMAPAEIRDRIGGDSGGDPARSPVFGAMCLASHYDAERLDRLEAACEAGGDEWDRAKAAYAEFVVGLAERWRATGD; translated from the coding sequence GTGACTTCGCTGCCCGACCACTACGAGACCGTCCGCGAACGCGACGACTACGAACCGGTCGAGGGGGCCGTCGGTCCGGTCCCGGCCGCCGAGCGGCGGCGGTTCGTCGCCGTCGACGACGGGGGCGTCCTGACCCGAACCGACGAGCGCCGGACGCTGGTCGCGACCGGGGTCGGGATGACCGGTCCGCCCCACCTCGGCACCGTCGGCCAGTTCCTGACCGCGGTCGCGCTGCAGGAGGCGGGGCTGGACGTGCAGTTCGTGATCGCCGACCTGGAGCCGTATCACAGCGGTGTACCGCTCGACCGCGTGCGGGCGCTCGCCGAGCGCTACCGCGCGTTCGCGCTCGACCTGGGCTTCGACCCCGATCGGGGCCGGCTCCGCACCCAGAGCGAGGCCCGCGAGGTGATGCACACCGCCCAGCTGCTGGCGCCGTACTACGATCCCGAGGCGTGGGACGAGGGCCGGGATGCCGGCGACGGCGACGCCGCCGCGGACGCCGATCCGCCGCCGACCGAGTGGGAGCGGGCCGTGCGCGAGGCCTACGAGGCGGCCGACGGGGAGCAGGGACCGGCGACCGCCGCGGTCGAGCGTTCGGGACCGACCTCCGAGGCCGCCGACTACCACAGCGCGGTCCTGCACGGCGCCGACTTCCTCCACCCGCTGTACGCCGGCGACTACGAGCAGTTGGTCCTCCAGCTCGGGGTCGACGAGCGCCATCTGACCCGGATGACCCGCCGGTTCCGCGACGCCGCGCCCGTGGAGGGCGGCGTGGCGGGACTGTACACTCGGATGCTCCCGGGATTCGACGGGACGCCGAAGATGGCGAAGTCGATCCCCGGATCCGGCGTCTCGCTCGCGATGGCCCCCGCCGAGATCCGCGATCGGATCGGAGGGGATTCGGGTGGCGACCCCGCCCGGTCGCCGGTCTTCGGGGCGATGTGTCTCGCCTCGCACTACGACGCCGAGCGACTGGACCGACTGGAGGCGGCCTGTGAGGCAGGGGGCGATGAGTGGGACCGAGCGAAGGCGGCGTACGCCGAGTTCGTGGTCGGACTGGCCGAGCGCTGGCGGGCGACCGGCGACTGA
- a CDS encoding DUF7859 family protein, whose translation MQIGDLVSWFFEDPVLVAIVAIILGFVFLVYLFLRRTAQGFKEGMDRGRQ comes from the coding sequence ATGCAGATCGGTGATCTGGTCTCGTGGTTCTTCGAGGACCCCGTTCTCGTGGCCATCGTCGCGATCATCCTCGGGTTCGTCTTCCTCGTCTACCTGTTCCTCCGCCGGACCGCCCAGGGGTTCAAAGAGGGCATGGACCGGGGCCGGCAGTAG
- a CDS encoding HAD family hydrolase: MTVVAFDFDGTLSDSEMTVLLGERNGTADDMAAITERAMNDEIEYAESLRQRCALLEDLPDEEAQAAFDQVELRPGAADVIAALREAGVYVAILTGGFERGVARALETEGVEVDAIVANRLPVADGESEARSASEDASGQRPRALTGTVEGPLIEGTKDDALEVLTAVVGADRSDTVAVGDGANDLPMLQVAGLAVGFDPKPAVAPACDTIVETMEDLHEVLQGEDVLD; this comes from the coding sequence ATGACCGTAGTCGCGTTCGACTTCGACGGCACGCTCTCGGACTCGGAGATGACCGTCCTGCTGGGCGAGCGAAACGGGACCGCCGACGACATGGCGGCGATCACCGAGCGGGCGATGAACGACGAGATCGAGTACGCCGAGAGCCTCCGCCAGCGCTGTGCGCTGCTGGAGGATCTGCCCGACGAGGAGGCACAGGCCGCCTTCGACCAGGTGGAACTGCGGCCGGGCGCCGCCGACGTGATCGCGGCGCTGCGGGAAGCCGGCGTCTACGTCGCCATCCTCACCGGCGGGTTCGAGCGCGGGGTCGCCCGCGCACTCGAAACGGAGGGCGTCGAGGTCGATGCCATCGTCGCGAATCGGCTCCCGGTCGCCGACGGGGAGAGCGAGGCGCGAAGCGCCTCGGAAGACGCGAGCGGGCAACGCCCGCGAGCGCTGACCGGCACCGTCGAGGGGCCGCTCATCGAGGGGACCAAAGACGACGCCCTGGAGGTGCTGACCGCGGTCGTCGGCGCCGACCGATCCGACACCGTCGCCGTCGGCGACGGCGCCAACGACCTCCCGATGTTGCAGGTCGCGGGGCTGGCCGTCGGCTTCGACCCAAAACCGGCCGTCGCGCCCGCCTGCGACACTATCGTCGAGACGATGGAAGACCTCCACGAGGTGCTGCAGGGCGAAGACGTGCTCGACTGA
- a CDS encoding threonine aldolase family protein, whose translation MIDLRSDTVTKPDEAMREAARDADVGDDVYGEDPTVNELETRVADVLGFDDALLVPSGTMGNQVAVRTHTERGQEAVLERESHVYKWELGGVAQHSGVQTRPVDGDDRGVISAEQVREAYVPADGHRAGTGLLALENTHNSKGGTAIAPEAVDAAAGVARERDVPVHLDGARLFNAAAALDTSAERIAREVDSAMVCLSKGLGAPVGSVLAGSDEFVERARRHRKLMGGGMRQAGILAAPGLRALENRDRLAADHERARRLAAGLDDIPGVAVPEPETNIVVAETADPADEVVDACEREGVGCVAFGDYRVRFCTHWDVDDEDIDAALSAVERAVE comes from the coding sequence ATGATCGACCTGCGCAGCGACACGGTCACGAAGCCCGACGAGGCGATGCGCGAGGCCGCCCGCGACGCCGATGTCGGCGACGACGTCTACGGCGAGGACCCGACCGTCAACGAGCTGGAGACCCGCGTCGCCGACGTGCTGGGCTTCGACGACGCCCTCCTGGTCCCCTCCGGGACGATGGGCAACCAGGTCGCCGTCCGCACCCACACCGAGCGCGGTCAGGAGGCGGTCCTCGAACGCGAGAGCCACGTTTACAAGTGGGAACTCGGCGGCGTCGCCCAGCACTCCGGGGTCCAGACTCGTCCGGTGGACGGCGACGACCGCGGCGTGATCTCGGCCGAGCAGGTCCGCGAGGCGTACGTCCCGGCCGACGGCCACCGCGCCGGCACCGGCCTGCTCGCGCTGGAGAACACCCACAACAGCAAGGGCGGCACCGCCATCGCGCCCGAGGCCGTCGACGCCGCGGCCGGGGTAGCCCGCGAACGCGACGTGCCGGTCCACCTCGACGGCGCGCGGCTGTTCAACGCCGCCGCGGCGCTGGACACCTCGGCGGAGCGGATCGCCCGCGAAGTCGACTCGGCGATGGTCTGTCTCTCGAAGGGACTGGGCGCGCCGGTCGGCTCCGTGCTGGCGGGGAGCGACGAGTTCGTCGAGCGCGCCCGCCGCCACCGCAAGCTCATGGGCGGCGGGATGCGCCAGGCCGGCATCCTCGCCGCGCCGGGACTCCGGGCGCTGGAGAACCGCGACCGCCTCGCCGCCGACCACGAGCGCGCCCGGCGGCTGGCCGCGGGGCTCGACGACATCCCGGGGGTCGCCGTCCCCGAACCGGAGACGAACATCGTCGTCGCCGAGACGGCCGACCCCGCCGACGAGGTGGTCGACGCCTGCGAGCGCGAGGGCGTCGGCTGCGTGGCCTTCGGCGACTATCGGGTACGCTTCTGTACGCACTGGGACGTCGACGACGAGGATATCGACGCGGCGCTGTCGGCCGTCGAACGGGCGGTCGAATGA
- a CDS encoding metallophosphoesterase yields the protein MIAVVSDTHGTGGHRLEGRTLEAVREAELVIHAGDFTTEAVLDAFEAETGTERGGDGGGAEFVAVYGNNDGPEVRGRLTAERTVEHAGVRFVVVHGHEHDDTSLSLLGRQERADVVVVGHSHEPGRRRVGAVTVLNPGSHADPRWYRPGHAELEPTGEGATGRLVAPDGEVFDEFDLAATGRE from the coding sequence ATGATCGCGGTCGTCTCGGACACTCACGGTACCGGCGGGCACCGACTCGAAGGGCGAACGCTGGAAGCCGTCCGCGAGGCGGAGCTGGTGATCCACGCCGGCGACTTCACCACGGAGGCGGTGCTCGACGCGTTCGAGGCGGAGACCGGGACCGAACGCGGCGGCGACGGTGGCGGCGCGGAGTTCGTCGCGGTGTACGGAAACAACGACGGCCCGGAGGTCCGGGGGCGGCTGACGGCGGAGCGGACCGTCGAGCACGCCGGCGTCCGGTTCGTCGTCGTTCACGGCCACGAACACGACGACACGTCGCTATCGCTGCTGGGGCGCCAGGAGCGAGCGGACGTCGTCGTGGTCGGGCACTCCCACGAGCCAGGGCGGCGACGGGTAGGGGCGGTCACGGTCCTGAACCCCGGGAGCCACGCCGACCCGCGCTGGTACCGCCCGGGCCACGCGGAACTGGAACCGACCGGGGAGGGGGCGACCGGCCGGCTGGTGGCGCCCGACGGGGAGGTCTTCGACGAGTTCGACCTCGCCGCCACGGGGCGGGAGTGA
- a CDS encoding cation diffusion facilitator family transporter, with protein sequence MAESKSVVMAALIANGAIAIMKFAGFLLTGSAAMLSETYHSISDTGNQVFLLIGLRYGGREADRRHPFGYGKAQFFYAFLVSVFLFGIAGWESAKHGFNALFGSGGHGGGGEAVEFLWLSFQPPGFDPILVNYTVLLLGIAFESWAFRKAYAGMKTQIEENDWSGFREAFRKTSDVTTLTALTEDTIALIGLGLALAGVFLEQQTGDPIYDAIAALLIGVMLMGFAVALAWENKRLILGESLPADEERRLRAIVEDREEVERIVDFRTVYFGPERIVVSTDVEFHPGLDGTDLDATITEIEEAMKSANASVRTVYLEPEV encoded by the coding sequence ATGGCAGAGAGCAAGTCGGTCGTGATGGCGGCGCTGATCGCGAACGGGGCCATCGCGATCATGAAGTTCGCCGGCTTCCTGTTGACCGGGAGCGCCGCGATGCTCTCGGAGACGTACCACTCCATCTCCGACACCGGCAACCAGGTGTTCCTGCTGATCGGCCTCCGCTACGGCGGTCGCGAGGCCGACCGGCGCCACCCCTTCGGCTACGGCAAGGCGCAGTTCTTCTACGCCTTCCTGGTCTCGGTGTTCCTGTTCGGCATCGCCGGCTGGGAGTCGGCGAAACACGGGTTCAACGCGCTGTTCGGGTCGGGCGGCCACGGCGGGGGCGGCGAGGCCGTCGAGTTCCTCTGGCTCTCCTTCCAGCCGCCGGGGTTCGACCCGATCCTCGTCAACTACACGGTGCTCCTGCTGGGCATCGCCTTCGAGAGCTGGGCGTTCAGGAAGGCCTACGCGGGCATGAAGACTCAGATCGAGGAGAACGACTGGTCGGGCTTCCGCGAGGCGTTCCGCAAGACCAGCGACGTGACCACCCTCACGGCGCTGACCGAGGACACCATCGCACTCATCGGACTCGGGCTGGCGCTCGCCGGCGTCTTCCTCGAACAGCAGACCGGCGACCCGATCTACGACGCCATCGCCGCCCTGCTCATCGGGGTCATGCTGATGGGCTTCGCCGTCGCGCTCGCCTGGGAGAACAAGCGGCTCATCCTCGGCGAGAGCCTCCCGGCCGACGAGGAGCGAAGGCTCCGAGCCATCGTCGAGGACCGCGAGGAGGTCGAGCGCATCGTCGACTTCCGCACCGTCTACTTCGGCCCCGAGCGCATCGTCGTCTCCACGGACGTGGAGTTCCATCCCGGATTGGACGGGACCGACCTCGACGCGACCATCACCGAGATCGAGGAGGCGATGAAGTCGGCCAACGCCAGCGTCCGCACCGTCTACCTCGAACCGGAGGTCTGA
- a CDS encoding ArsR/SmtB family transcription factor, whose product MSLLPSKPDTTAAEDAEPRVVGVESDDADDLLSALSSETARRLLGELHESPAPPAELAERVDTSLQNAQYHLENLQEAGAVEVVDTAYSQKGREMDVYAPADQPLVIFAGDQEKSTSIRTALSRLLGAVGLLAVVSLVVSALAGRDLPSLGAGSDAAGEGAAAAAHTPTPAGVPAASTGVVEGLGPGAFFFLGGAAVLAGAFAVWYVRG is encoded by the coding sequence ATGTCGCTGCTGCCCTCCAAACCCGACACCACCGCGGCCGAGGACGCGGAGCCGCGGGTAGTCGGCGTCGAGAGCGACGACGCCGACGACCTCCTCTCTGCCCTCTCCTCGGAGACCGCCCGTCGCCTCCTCGGCGAACTCCACGAGTCCCCCGCACCGCCGGCGGAGCTCGCCGAACGGGTCGACACCTCGTTGCAGAACGCACAGTACCATCTGGAGAACCTACAGGAGGCCGGCGCCGTCGAAGTCGTCGACACGGCTTACTCCCAGAAGGGCCGCGAGATGGACGTCTACGCCCCGGCCGACCAGCCGCTGGTCATCTTCGCCGGCGACCAGGAGAAGTCGACCAGCATCAGGACGGCCCTCTCGCGACTGCTCGGCGCCGTCGGCCTGCTCGCCGTCGTCAGCCTCGTCGTCTCGGCGCTGGCCGGCCGGGACCTCCCCTCTCTGGGCGCCGGGTCCGACGCGGCCGGCGAGGGCGCCGCGGCCGCCGCCCATACCCCGACGCCCGCCGGCGTCCCCGCCGCCTCGACCGGCGTCGTCGAGGGACTGGGACCGGGCGCCTTTTTCTTCCTCGGCGGCGCCGCGGTGCTCGCCGGCGCCTTCGCCGTCTGGTACGTCCGGGGCTGA